A window of Rhinatrema bivittatum chromosome 2, aRhiBiv1.1, whole genome shotgun sequence contains these coding sequences:
- the LOC115086307 gene encoding oocyte zinc finger protein XlCOF6-like has product MKENYETLISLASDEVTQHIKEENREEHPMEEGLIPRESGHGFVNVSQGTERRNTRNNQQESEKKQRDPAGDPRVGVTACEMEVKVIPEHQRHVSPERPFQSNNNDQKTSDLHQRDGKRKKSFLCDSCGKSFGKESHLILHQKSHPLQTLFLCNNCRKSFSQKKNLKVHLNIHKREKPFLCSDWRKSLIIKYKLKLHHKIHHGERPFSSSKSGKIFVRNKNLTQHQQIHTGHKPFNCSECGKNFTRKNTLMLHHRIHTGERPFSCTECNKSFSVKGALTRHTRIHTGERLISCSECNKRFTQKSVLTSHMRIHTGERLFSCTECNKSFSVKGALTRHTRIHTGERLISCSECNKRFTQKSVLTSHMRIHTGERLFSCSECNKRFTRKGTLTSHMRIHTDERLISCTECNKRFTEKSVLTRHMRIHTGERLFSCSECNKRFTEKGALTSHIRIHTAEQPFSCSECKKSFTQKGTLTSHMRIHTGERPFSCSECNKRFTEKSALTKHMRIHTGERPFSCTECNKIFTGKGTLTSHMRIHTGERPFSCSECNKRFTEKGALTKHTRIHTGERPFSCSECNRSFPVKDALTSHMKIHTGERPFSCSECNKRFSVKSALTKHMKIHTGERPFSCSECNKSFAVKGKLTSHIRIHTGERPFSCTECNKSFRVKGKLTIHMRIHTGERPFSCSECNKRFTEKGALTKHLRIHTGDYPRFMVCKTTFSFRQLQKKGGAVQGA; this is encoded by the exons atgaaggagaattatgagaccctcatCTCCCTAG CAAGTGATGAGGTCACACAGCACATAAaggaggagaatcgagaagaacatCCTATGGAAGAAGGACTGATCCCAAGAGAATCAGGACATGGTTTTGTGAATGTTTCGCAGGGGACTGAGAGGAGAAACACAAGGAATAATCAGCAGGAGTcagagaagaagcagagagaccctgcaGGAGACCCACGGGTTGGAGTCACTGCATGTGAGATGGAGGTCAAAGTCATCCCTGAGCACCAGAGACATGTGAGCCCAGAAAGACCCTTTCAGAGCAATAACAATGATCAAAAGACTTCTGACCTTCACCAGAGGGATGGGAAAAGGAAGAAATCCTTTCTGTGTGACTCTTGTGGTAAAAGCTTTGGTAAGGAATCACATTTAATATtgcaccagaaatcccacccactcCAAACACTATTTCTGTGCAATAACTGTAggaaaagcttcagtcagaagaaaaatctaaaagtgCACCTAAACATACATAAAAGGGAGAAACCTTTCCTCTGCAGTGATTGGAGGAAAAGTTTAATTATTAAGTATAAGTTAAAATTACATCACAAAATCCACCatggagagagaccattctcaagCAGTAAAAGTGGAAAAATTTTTGTAAGGAACAAAAACCTCACACAACACCAGCAAATCCACACTGGACACAAACCATTTAACTGCAGTGAGTGTGGGAAAAACTTCACTCGTAAGAATACGCTAATGTTGCACCACCGCATCCACACAGGTGaaagaccattctcatgtactgaatgtaataaaagcttctctgtcaagggtgccctcacaagacacacgagaatccacacaggtgagcgaCTAATCTcgtgtagtgaatgtaataaaagattcacgcAGAAGAGTgtcctcacaagtcacatgagaatccacacaggtgagcggctattttcatgtactgaatgtaataaaagcttctctgtgaagggtgccctcacaagacacacgagaatccacacaggtgagcgaCTAATCTcgtgtagtgaatgtaataaaagattcacgcAGAAGAGTgtcctcacaagtcacatgagaatccacacaggtgagcggCTATtttcatgtagtgaatgtaataaaagattcactagGAAGGGTACCCTCACAAGTCatatgagaatccacacagaTGAGCGACTAATCTCATgcactgaatgtaataaaagattcactgagaagaGTGTCCTCACcagacacatgagaatccacacaggggagcgattattctcatgtagtgaatgtaataaaagattcactgagaagggtgccctcacaagtcatATAAGAATCCACACAGCAGAGCAACcgttctcatgtagtgaatgtaaaaAAAGCTTCACACAGAAGGGtaccctcacaagtcacatgagaatccacacaggtgaacgaccattctcatgtagtgaatgtaataaaagattcactgagaagagtgccctcacaaaacacatgagaatccacaccggggagcgaccattctcatgtactgaatgtaataaaatattCACTGGCAAGGGtaccctcacaagtcacatgagaatccacacaggtgagcgaccattctcatgtagtgaatgtaataaaagattcactgagaagggtgccctcacaaaacacacgagaatccacacaggtgagcgaccattctcatgtagtgaatgtaatagaagcttccctgtgaaggatgccctcacaagtcacatgaaaatccacacaggggagcgaccattctcatgtagtgaatgtaataaaagattctctgtgaagagtgccctcacaaaacacatgaaaatccacacaggggagcgaccattctcgtgtagtgaatgtaataaaagcttcgcAGTGAAGGGTAAACTCACAAGTCAcataagaatccacacaggggagcgaccattctcatgtactgaatgtaataaaagcttcagaGTGAAGGGTAAACTCACAattcacatgagaatccacacaggggagcgaccattctcatgtagtgaatgtaataaaagattcactgagaagggtgcTCTCACAAAACacctgagaatccacacagggga